One Granulicella sp. 5B5 DNA window includes the following coding sequences:
- a CDS encoding PD-(D/E)XK nuclease family protein, giving the protein MELTATRDALLDLLEAGELLLLLNAHAARELRAAYDARQRTRGLAAWQPARAISWQQWTSSLHAELILSGAETRLLLNAAQEHTLWREIIAGDPPPDALSSLDSLADLASSAYALATAWNATTRLRGTATSDDTRIFARWAEAFNTRCQRDRCLPAAALDSALTHTAALAAPPMLRMVAFPSLTPSQQQFVDTLAKRGTEIIRLQAVAASPVISHQSLVCATPHDELTSAANWLRHALESTDSPQRIAVLIPGLEAERTAFETILRETLAPELDAIGTDLSSTPWEFSSGEPLASIALIADALDLVRWALNPLPQSRISALLLSPYLNPGVEREHAAQLDHLLRRKERRLRPELSLDAFLRLLDKHDAPLTWPRQLAIELQRAGDIARPRTYAAWMEFARNLVQATGWPSSQTRPLNATEFEATRSWDSALDSIATLDFSGQRTTFSNALAALERQLQATSFQPPATHAAVQIMRPEQAEAGLFDAVLYLHATDQNLPAPERPHPLLALALQSQLHMPGTDSVDTTSRARTFLANLLQSTPTALFTYAYEDENGALRPSPLLADAGLTPAPEPPLAAPLAATVPCESVADDAPLPPLPSSEIHGGARVLQLQAACGFRAFAELRLGTAEPESPDIGFDARDSGNLVHRVLQFLWAPLGDEKKTHASLTAMSEAERRAQLERCIDSALRDISSTPEAQWDAAYLSVIRERLLSVMTQWLQQELQRAPFTVLDVERKERITVGPLELEVRLDRLDQIASVDEGGNACFANILVDYKTGGSANPKQWDPPRPEEPQLPLYTLLFGEEAPQRVKGIAFAKIIAGENMRWHGLQAEAGHLPGHKVTDLPQRISEWHDELDRLAHAFASGEADVAPKDYPKTCEHCSLQLLCRVGELHLADIGDAAEDNDE; this is encoded by the coding sequence ATGGAACTTACCGCCACGCGCGATGCCCTGCTTGACCTGCTCGAAGCCGGCGAGCTACTCCTGCTGCTCAACGCGCACGCTGCCCGCGAACTCCGCGCCGCCTATGACGCACGCCAGCGCACCCGCGGTCTCGCCGCCTGGCAGCCCGCACGCGCCATCAGCTGGCAGCAGTGGACCAGCAGCCTCCATGCCGAGTTGATCCTCAGCGGCGCAGAAACCCGGCTTCTCCTCAACGCCGCACAGGAGCATACTCTGTGGCGCGAGATCATCGCCGGCGACCCGCCACCCGACGCTCTCAGCTCGCTCGACTCCCTTGCTGATCTCGCCAGCTCAGCCTACGCGCTCGCCACCGCATGGAACGCCACCACACGCCTCCGCGGCACGGCCACCAGCGACGACACACGCATCTTCGCCCGCTGGGCTGAGGCCTTCAACACCCGCTGCCAGCGCGACCGTTGCCTGCCCGCAGCAGCCCTCGACTCCGCGCTCACGCACACCGCTGCGCTCGCCGCGCCGCCCATGCTGCGCATGGTCGCCTTCCCCAGCCTAACGCCCTCGCAGCAACAATTCGTCGACACACTCGCCAAACGCGGCACAGAGATCATCCGGCTGCAGGCAGTCGCCGCCAGCCCTGTCATCAGTCATCAATCGCTGGTCTGCGCTACACCGCACGATGAGCTAACCAGCGCGGCCAACTGGCTGCGTCACGCACTCGAATCTACCGACAGCCCACAGCGCATCGCCGTCCTCATCCCCGGCCTCGAAGCCGAACGCACGGCCTTCGAAACCATCCTGCGCGAGACGCTCGCCCCAGAACTCGACGCTATCGGCACCGACCTCTCCTCGACGCCATGGGAGTTCTCCAGCGGAGAGCCGCTCGCCTCCATAGCCCTCATCGCCGACGCGCTCGACCTCGTTCGCTGGGCGCTCAACCCGCTACCGCAGTCGCGCATCAGCGCCCTTCTGCTCTCGCCCTACCTCAACCCCGGCGTCGAACGCGAACACGCCGCGCAACTTGACCACCTGCTGCGACGCAAGGAGCGCCGCCTCCGTCCCGAGCTATCGCTCGACGCCTTCCTCCGTCTGCTCGACAAGCACGACGCGCCACTCACATGGCCTCGCCAGCTCGCCATCGAGCTCCAGCGCGCAGGAGACATCGCACGCCCACGCACCTACGCCGCCTGGATGGAGTTCGCCCGCAACCTTGTACAGGCCACAGGTTGGCCGTCGTCGCAGACGCGCCCGCTCAACGCCACCGAGTTCGAAGCCACCCGCTCCTGGGACAGTGCGCTCGACAGCATCGCCACGCTCGACTTCTCCGGCCAGCGCACCACCTTCTCCAACGCGCTCGCCGCTCTCGAACGCCAACTGCAGGCCACCAGCTTTCAACCGCCAGCCACGCACGCCGCCGTGCAGATCATGCGCCCGGAGCAGGCCGAAGCCGGCCTCTTCGACGCGGTACTCTACCTCCACGCCACCGACCAGAACCTGCCCGCACCCGAGCGCCCACATCCGCTGCTCGCACTCGCATTGCAGAGCCAGCTCCACATGCCCGGAACAGACTCGGTCGACACCACCAGCCGCGCTCGAACATTCCTCGCCAACCTGCTGCAGAGCACGCCCACCGCTCTCTTCACCTATGCATACGAGGATGAGAACGGCGCTCTGCGGCCCTCGCCGCTGCTCGCAGACGCTGGCCTGACACCGGCACCTGAACCGCCGCTCGCAGCACCTCTAGCAGCTACCGTCCCCTGCGAATCCGTCGCCGACGACGCGCCTCTGCCACCATTGCCATCGTCCGAGATCCACGGCGGCGCACGCGTCCTCCAACTGCAGGCCGCCTGCGGCTTCCGCGCCTTCGCCGAGCTGCGCCTCGGCACAGCCGAACCCGAGAGCCCCGACATCGGCTTCGACGCCCGCGACAGCGGCAACCTCGTTCACCGCGTGCTGCAGTTTCTCTGGGCGCCACTCGGCGACGAGAAAAAGACACACGCTTCGCTCACCGCGATGAGCGAAGCCGAGCGCCGTGCACAGCTCGAACGCTGCATCGACAGCGCCCTTCGCGACATCAGCTCGACACCGGAAGCGCAGTGGGACGCAGCCTATCTCTCCGTCATCCGTGAACGGCTGCTCTCCGTAATGACGCAGTGGCTGCAGCAGGAGCTGCAACGCGCGCCCTTTACCGTGCTCGACGTAGAACGCAAAGAGCGGATCACAGTCGGCCCGCTCGAGCTCGAAGTCCGCCTCGACCGCCTCGACCAGATCGCAAGCGTCGACGAGGGCGGCAACGCCTGCTTCGCGAACATCCTTGTCGACTACAAGACCGGCGGCAGCGCCAACCCAAAGCAGTGGGACCCGCCACGCCCCGAAGAGCCACAGCTTCCGCTCTACACGCTGCTCTTCGGCGAAGAGGCACCGCAGCGCGTCAAGGGCATCGCCTTCGCCAAGATCATCGCGGGCGAAAACATGCGCTGGCACGGCCTGCAGGCCGAGGCAGGGCACCTCCCCGGCCACAAGGTCACCGACCTGCCGCAGCGCATCAGCGAGTGGCACGACGAGCTCGACCGCCTCGCACATGCCTTCGCCAGCGGCGAGGCCGACGTGGCTCCCAAGGACTATCCAAAGACCTGCGAGCACTGCTCTCTGCAGCTCCTCTGTCGTGTCGGCGAGCTGCATCTGGCCGACATCGGCGACGCCGCGGAGGACAACGATGAGTAA
- a CDS encoding MFS transporter codes for MASGTTPTRPIDHNTFGPAIVLLGVGMLLTGLGTAFLGPVLPLLASQWHITDQQSGLLITAKFVGAFLGGMSVHRLVRFGVLGGYLLAGIGFAVFAMGHGMAFGIVGLFVSGYGVGLGITATNILIGRRYTTHTGAALSTLNFFWSLGAVLCGFLAALLLPRFGLHGPMLSFGGLFLLTALAGILFSTHREGPKLPVGVVIPAAAPSLPLPRLIYLHFCSMLFLYGGLETCISAWLTTYSLRIGGIHLLEGQSAVVLFWTALTAGRVLGSGAMRAFSETAVQRVGLTLSALLILGVATTSNNIMLSVYCVLLGLGLAPFFPPPSPSLSAAAPTRTRQAPCSPSRVSALRSSRG; via the coding sequence ATGGCCAGCGGCACGACACCAACACGCCCCATCGACCACAACACCTTCGGCCCGGCCATCGTTCTGCTCGGCGTCGGTATGCTGCTCACCGGCCTTGGAACCGCCTTCCTTGGCCCTGTGCTTCCGCTGCTCGCCTCGCAGTGGCACATTACCGACCAGCAGAGTGGCCTGCTCATCACCGCAAAGTTCGTTGGCGCGTTTCTCGGCGGTATGTCCGTGCATCGCCTGGTGCGGTTCGGCGTCCTCGGCGGCTACCTCCTCGCAGGCATTGGCTTCGCCGTGTTTGCGATGGGCCACGGCATGGCCTTCGGCATCGTCGGCCTCTTCGTCAGCGGCTACGGCGTCGGCCTCGGCATCACGGCCACTAACATCCTCATCGGCCGCCGCTACACCACGCACACCGGCGCAGCACTCTCCACGCTGAACTTCTTCTGGAGCCTGGGTGCAGTCCTCTGCGGCTTCCTCGCTGCATTACTGCTGCCGCGCTTTGGACTGCACGGCCCCATGCTCTCCTTCGGCGGCCTGTTCCTGCTCACAGCGCTCGCAGGCATCCTCTTCAGCACGCACCGCGAAGGCCCAAAACTGCCGGTGGGCGTAGTGATACCTGCTGCCGCGCCGTCGCTGCCTCTGCCCCGCCTCATCTATCTGCACTTCTGCTCAATGCTCTTCCTCTATGGCGGCCTTGAGACCTGCATCTCGGCATGGCTCACCACCTACAGCCTTCGCATCGGCGGCATTCATCTGCTCGAAGGGCAATCCGCTGTCGTCCTCTTCTGGACGGCTCTCACCGCTGGCCGTGTGCTCGGCTCCGGGGCCATGCGTGCGTTTTCCGAGACGGCAGTCCAGCGCGTCGGCCTCACGCTTTCGGCGCTGCTTATCCTCGGCGTCGCCACCACCAGCAACAACATCATGCTGAGTGTCTACTGTGTCCTGCTCGGCCTCGGCCTCGCACCGTTCTTCCCTCCACCTTCGCCATCCTTATCCGCCGCCGCCCCAACTCGCACCAGGCAGGCACCGTGCTCGCCGTCTCGGGTCTCGGCGCTGCGATCTTCCCGTGGATGA
- a CDS encoding SCO family protein, giving the protein MHTRSWLFAVVMVAGLAAMVGCHSKPSGSASATATKQYPVRGTVMGVDTKGNDVSFTNEDIPGFMTPMTMNYAVTDPAALSELHPGDKIAATLLVDEDAAGAENLRLKDIVVVGEANINIKPTVQYHLPAAGDEVPSFKLLNQSGRAIDLKQYRGKVVALTFIYTRCPLADYCPRMSHNFAQIDKALAADPALYAKTHLLSVSFDPTYDTPKVLKSYGEAYTGRYVKETFQHWEFAVPPAAELPKVEQWFDVGVTPGENGTLQHSLSTVVIGRDGKVVAFWPTNDWSPAEVLAKIKAAAA; this is encoded by the coding sequence GTGCATACTCGCAGTTGGCTTTTCGCAGTGGTGATGGTTGCCGGTCTTGCAGCGATGGTGGGCTGCCACAGCAAGCCGTCCGGGAGCGCTTCGGCTACAGCGACGAAGCAGTATCCGGTGCGTGGCACGGTGATGGGCGTGGACACCAAGGGCAATGATGTCAGCTTCACTAACGAAGACATTCCTGGCTTTATGACGCCGATGACGATGAACTACGCCGTCACCGATCCCGCTGCGTTGAGCGAGTTGCATCCGGGCGACAAGATCGCCGCAACGCTGCTGGTGGATGAGGACGCTGCCGGCGCGGAGAACCTGCGGCTGAAGGACATCGTCGTCGTCGGCGAGGCCAACATCAACATCAAGCCGACGGTGCAGTACCACCTGCCCGCAGCGGGCGATGAGGTGCCGAGCTTCAAGCTGCTGAACCAGTCGGGCCGCGCGATCGACTTGAAGCAGTATCGCGGCAAGGTGGTAGCGCTGACCTTCATCTACACGCGCTGCCCGCTGGCCGACTACTGTCCGCGTATGAGCCATAACTTCGCGCAGATCGACAAGGCGCTGGCAGCGGACCCTGCGCTGTATGCCAAGACGCATCTGCTGAGCGTGAGCTTCGATCCGACTTATGACACGCCCAAGGTGCTCAAGAGCTACGGCGAGGCCTACACGGGCCGCTATGTGAAGGAGACGTTTCAGCACTGGGAGTTCGCTGTGCCCCCCGCTGCGGAACTGCCGAAGGTGGAGCAGTGGTTCGATGTGGGCGTGACCCCGGGGGAGAACGGAACGCTGCAGCACTCGCTTTCGACCGTCGTCATCGGCAGAGACGGCAAGGTGGTGGCCTTCTGGCCTACGAATGATTGGAGTCCGGCTGAAGTTTTGGCGAAGATCAAGGCTGCTGCGGCGTAA